The following proteins are encoded in a genomic region of Chryseobacterium cucumeris:
- a CDS encoding RebB family R body protein has product MPVNEQITDAVTQSNVKVVAESPAMALSNVYQSAAHSTGIMFENATNAQNQHNIVTQAATTQGVTQIYSKDTIADALSIAKILKP; this is encoded by the coding sequence ATGCCAGTTAATGAACAAATCACAGACGCGGTAACGCAGTCTAACGTAAAAGTAGTGGCAGAATCTCCTGCAATGGCGTTAAGTAATGTGTATCAATCTGCTGCACATTCTACAGGAATTATGTTTGAAAATGCGACCAACGCTCAAAATCAGCATAATATTGTTACCCAGGCAGCCACTACACAGGGTGTAACTCAAATCTACAGCAAAGATACCATCGCTGATGCGCTTTCTATTGCTAAAATTCTTAAACCTTAA
- a CDS encoding RebB family R body protein: MPVNEQITDAVTQSNVKVVAESPAMATANVYQSAAHSTGILFENAVNTQNQQNIVTQAATTQGIAQIYSLDTVADAVSIAKILNP, translated from the coding sequence ATGCCAGTAAACGAACAAATCACAGACGCGGTAACGCAATCCAACGTAAAAGTAGTAGCAGAATCTCCTGCAATGGCGACGGCCAACGTATATCAATCAGCGGCCCATTCTACAGGAATCCTGTTTGAAAATGCAGTGAATACCCAGAACCAGCAAAACATTGTTACTCAGGCGGCGACTACACAGGGTATTGCTCAGATTTACAGCCTGGATACTGTGGCAGATGCAGTTTCAATCGCTAAAATCCTTAATCCTTAA
- a CDS encoding LysE family translocator, translating into MIPFHELIFFILAALILVISPGPNMIYLISKSITQGKKSGFISLAGVVCGFLFHIIMVSFGLTAVLLAVPLAYTVLKTLGTVYLLYLAYQAIKPKSRNIFDVDKNGAHDSPKKLFTIGFLTNVLNPKVAVFYLSFFPQFIKPEYGSILTQSLELGIIQVLISFSINFIIVLTAAKVAVFFSNNPVWIKVQKWFMASVLTYLAIKMAFSKAK; encoded by the coding sequence ATGATTCCATTTCACGAGCTTATATTTTTTATTCTAGCCGCACTCATTTTAGTCATCAGCCCCGGTCCTAATATGATTTATCTGATATCAAAGTCGATAACACAAGGGAAAAAGTCCGGATTTATCTCATTAGCCGGAGTCGTATGTGGATTTTTATTCCATATCATCATGGTTTCATTTGGTCTTACCGCTGTTTTACTGGCTGTTCCACTCGCTTATACCGTTCTTAAAACCCTGGGAACAGTCTATCTTTTATATCTTGCTTATCAGGCTATCAAGCCCAAAAGCAGAAATATTTTTGATGTTGATAAAAATGGTGCTCATGATAGTCCCAAAAAGCTTTTCACCATTGGTTTTTTAACGAATGTACTGAATCCGAAAGTGGCTGTTTTTTACCTGTCTTTCTTTCCTCAGTTCATCAAACCAGAGTATGGCTCAATATTGACCCAAAGTCTGGAACTAGGGATCATTCAGGTTCTGATCAGCTTCAGCATCAACTTTATCATTGTATTAACAGCTGCAAAAGTTGCTGTATTCTTTTCCAATAATCCGGTGTGGATAAAGGTCCAGAAATGGTTTATGGCCAGCGTATTAACTTATTTAGCCATAAAAATGGCATTTTCAAAAGCAAAATAA
- a CDS encoding RebB family R body protein codes for MPVNEQITDAVTQSNVKVVGESPAMALANVYQSAAHSTGIMFENAVNAQNQQNILGQAATTQGVIQIYSLDTVADAVSIAKILHPKL; via the coding sequence ATGCCAGTAAACGAACAAATCACAGACGCGGTAACGCAATCCAACGTAAAAGTAGTAGGAGAATCTCCTGCAATGGCACTAGCCAACGTGTATCAATCTGCAGCACATTCTACAGGAATTATGTTTGAAAATGCAGTGAATGCACAAAACCAGCAGAACATCTTAGGTCAGGCAGCCACTACACAGGGTGTTATCCAGATCTACAGCCTGGATACAGTGGCAGATGCCGTTTCTATTGCTAAAATATTACATCCTAAATTATAG
- a CDS encoding RebB family R body protein — protein sequence MAETVNTQTTDAVTQTNVTVLGESPAQAMSMLYQMATHASGISIQNSVTNQQNLNQLNPAIVADAIKILKG from the coding sequence ATGGCAGAAACAGTAAACACCCAGACTACAGATGCAGTAACGCAGACTAACGTTACCGTACTTGGTGAGTCTCCCGCACAGGCTATGAGTATGCTTTACCAGATGGCCACGCATGCCAGTGGAATTTCCATTCAGAATTCTGTGACAAACCAGCAGAACTTGAACCAGCTCAACCCTGCGATTGTTGCAGATGCCATTAAAATTTTAAAAGGATAA
- a CDS encoding sensor histidine kinase, giving the protein MLLLQEQDRERLAEELHDNIISQLNLIRLSINDKKPEELNHDLKKSMQFIRELSHNLTPPDLDEVDLVDLIADYLDQIDKNIEVVFSHMTIRTPISNPVKLNLFRIVQELITNILKHAEATRVDVSLRISLNYLILTIEDNGRGFAIENQSGGIGLKNIQSRAQKIKAIYKLKTQPEKGTKFIACMAIQ; this is encoded by the coding sequence ATGCTGCTTTTACAGGAACAGGACAGAGAAAGGCTGGCCGAAGAACTTCATGATAATATTATCTCACAATTGAATCTTATCCGTTTGAGTATCAATGATAAAAAACCGGAAGAACTGAATCATGATTTAAAAAAATCCATGCAGTTCATACGGGAATTATCTCATAATCTCACGCCGCCAGATCTTGATGAGGTGGACCTGGTAGATTTAATTGCAGATTATCTTGATCAGATCGATAAAAATATAGAGGTCGTTTTCAGTCATATGACGATCAGAACTCCGATCAGCAACCCTGTAAAACTCAATCTTTTCAGAATTGTTCAGGAACTGATCACCAATATTTTAAAACATGCTGAAGCTACCAGAGTAGATGTCTCACTGAGAATCTCTCTGAACTATTTAATATTAACCATAGAGGATAACGGCCGTGGGTTCGCTATTGAAAACCAGTCAGGAGGGATCGGGCTGAAGAATATTCAGTCCAGAGCTCAAAAAATTAAAGCCATCTATAAACTTAAAACCCAGCCTGAAAAAGGCACAAAATTCATTGCCTGTATGGCAATACAATAA
- a CDS encoding response regulator transcription factor has translation MEHSKIKIGIVDDDLLFVQLLKNYIENNGDYQVVLTSTGGYQFLKEKDSVSLDILILDLRMSNGDGLEVMAELAQKESETKIIVLTSFYRCSFMGQMLKLGAHAFLPKEIELEELLSVMKSVYHTGHYFSNDQIDVMRTQLSNKLPEFHAFSRNELTEREVDVLRLVCQQLSTKEIADSLFISPKTVETHKTNLMIKTGVKNMAGLVIYAVQNKVIDPDEIILFDK, from the coding sequence ATGGAACACTCAAAAATTAAAATCGGAATTGTAGATGATGATCTGCTGTTTGTACAGCTTTTGAAAAATTATATTGAAAACAATGGAGATTATCAGGTTGTACTTACCTCAACGGGAGGATATCAGTTTCTTAAAGAAAAGGATTCTGTTTCTTTAGATATCCTGATTCTGGATCTGAGAATGAGCAACGGTGACGGTCTTGAAGTAATGGCCGAACTGGCTCAAAAAGAAAGTGAAACAAAAATCATTGTTCTTACCAGCTTCTACCGCTGCTCATTCATGGGGCAGATGCTGAAGCTGGGAGCGCATGCTTTTTTGCCTAAAGAAATTGAACTGGAGGAATTATTATCCGTTATGAAGTCGGTTTATCATACAGGACATTACTTTTCCAATGATCAGATCGATGTCATGAGAACCCAGCTTTCCAATAAACTTCCGGAGTTTCACGCGTTCTCCAGAAATGAACTGACAGAGAGGGAAGTTGATGTTTTAAGACTGGTCTGCCAGCAGCTGAGCACCAAAGAAATTGCAGATTCTCTGTTTATTTCACCCAAAACAGTAGAAACCCACAAGACCAATCTCATGATCAAAACCGGCGTGAAAAATATGGCCGGACTTGTCATTTATGCCGTACAGAATAAGGTAATAGATCCGGATGAAATTATATTGTTCGATAAATAG
- a CDS encoding RebB family R body protein, with the protein MPVNEKITDAVTQSNVKVVAESPAMALSNVYQSAAHSTGIMFENAINTQNQQNIVTQAATTQGVTQIYSLDTIADAVSIAKILKP; encoded by the coding sequence ATGCCAGTAAACGAAAAAATCACAGACGCAGTAACGCAATCCAACGTAAAAGTAGTAGCAGAATCTCCTGCAATGGCTCTAAGTAACGTATATCAGTCAGCAGCACATTCTACAGGAATTATGTTTGAAAATGCAATCAACACTCAAAACCAGCAAAATATTGTTACCCAGGCAGCGACTACACAGGGAGTAACTCAAATTTACAGTCTGGATACGATAGCAGATGCGGTTTCTATTGCTAAAATCCTTAAACCGTAA
- a CDS encoding RebB family R body protein, translated as MPVNEQITDAVTQSNVKVVGESPAMALANVYQSAAHSTGIMFENAVNTQNQQNILGQAATTQGILQIYSLDTVADAVSMAKILKP; from the coding sequence ATGCCAGTTAATGAACAAATCACAGACGCAGTAACACAATCGAACGTAAAAGTAGTAGGAGAATCTCCTGCAATGGCACTAGCCAACGTGTATCAATCTGCAGCCCATTCTACAGGAATCATGTTTGAAAATGCGGTAAACACGCAAAATCAGCAGAATATTTTAGGCCAGGCGGCAACCACTCAGGGAATCCTGCAGATCTATAGCCTGGACACTGTAGCAGACGCAGTATCTATGGCTAAGATTCTTAAGCCTTAA
- a CDS encoding RebB family R body protein, with protein MNEIDTIITGMSTAVPQAISAQVSAHSTGQMQINSALNQQRNAMTGISHYVMGLKKMSSKNIKIKELESFRKQRF; from the coding sequence ATGAACGAAATTGATACAATCATTACCGGAATGTCTACCGCAGTACCTCAGGCTATTTCCGCACAGGTAAGCGCACATTCCACCGGACAGATGCAAATCAATTCTGCATTGAATCAGCAACGGAATGCTATGACCGGGATCAGCCATTATGTGATGGGATTAAAAAAAATGAGTTCCAAAAATATAAAAATAAAGGAATTGGAGTCATTTAGAAAACAGCGTTTCTAA